Proteins from one Mycolicibacter virginiensis genomic window:
- a CDS encoding sigma-70 family RNA polymerase sigma factor yields the protein MKALYDEHAAVLWRYALRLTGDASRAEDVVQETLLRAWQHPEVIGDTERSPRAWMCTVARNMIIDERRSAQYRHVVATLDETTTPEQPTRDEVDTALDRMLIADAMTHLSAEHRAVIERSYYRGWSTGQTAEDLGIAEGTVKSRLHYAVRALRLALQEMGVTR from the coding sequence ATGAAAGCGCTCTATGACGAGCACGCCGCGGTGCTATGGCGCTACGCCCTGCGCCTGACCGGCGACGCCAGCCGTGCCGAAGACGTGGTGCAGGAGACGCTGCTGCGCGCCTGGCAGCATCCGGAGGTCATCGGCGATACCGAGCGCTCCCCTCGGGCCTGGATGTGCACCGTGGCGCGCAACATGATCATCGACGAACGGCGCAGCGCCCAGTACCGCCACGTGGTCGCCACGCTCGATGAGACGACCACGCCTGAGCAACCCACCCGCGACGAGGTGGACACCGCCCTGGACCGGATGTTGATCGCCGACGCCATGACCCACCTGTCGGCGGAGCACCGGGCGGTGATCGAACGGTCCTACTACCGTGGTTGGAGTACCGGACAGACCGCCGAAGACCTGGGGATCGCCGAGGGAACGGTGAAATCACGCCTGCACTACGCGGTGCGGGCTCTGCGACTCGCCCTGCAGGAGATGGGGGTGACACGATGA
- a CDS encoding anti-sigma factor family protein yields MTSPREFGSACGPVESEHPYAMWDAAYVLGSLSAADRREFEGHLAGCRQCREAVTEISGVPALLSQLDGNCVAAINESDTEPPPPAYLLPALLTEVHRRRRRTRLMTWTASAAAAAVLGIGVLLGITSSTTPSPQHDAVPMAQVGTTALASTVAVRDESWGSYIDLSCVCLAPVNAHHDTLALVVVGRDGSQTRLATWVAEPGHTATPAGSISTPSDQIASVQVVSADNGQVLLERTL; encoded by the coding sequence ATGACGTCGCCGCGAGAATTCGGCTCGGCCTGCGGGCCGGTCGAGAGTGAGCACCCATACGCCATGTGGGATGCCGCCTATGTGCTCGGTTCGCTGTCTGCGGCCGACCGCCGAGAATTCGAGGGGCACCTGGCCGGCTGCCGGCAGTGCCGGGAGGCAGTCACCGAGATCAGCGGCGTGCCCGCCCTGCTGTCGCAGCTCGACGGCAACTGCGTGGCGGCGATCAACGAGTCCGACACGGAGCCGCCCCCACCGGCCTACCTGCTGCCGGCCCTTTTGACCGAGGTGCACCGGCGGCGCCGACGCACCCGGCTGATGACGTGGACGGCGTCGGCTGCGGCAGCAGCCGTACTCGGGATCGGTGTCCTGCTCGGTATCACCTCATCGACCACGCCGTCCCCGCAGCACGATGCGGTGCCGATGGCGCAGGTGGGCACGACGGCGCTAGCCTCGACGGTCGCGGTCAGGGACGAATCCTGGGGCAGCTACATCGATTTGAGCTGCGTCTGCCTGGCACCGGTGAACGCTCACCACGACACCCTGGCGTTGGTGGTGGTCGGCCGCGACGGCAGCCAGACCCGACTGGCGACCTGGGTCGCCGAGCCTGGGCACACCGCGACGCCGGCCGGCAGCATCTCGACACCGTCGGATCAGATCGCCTCGGTCCAAGTGGTGTCAGCCGACAACGGCCAGGTCCTGCTGGAGCGCACGCTGTGA